In Terriglobia bacterium, the DNA window CTCTCCCACGGCAAAGGGACAATCGATGGAAGGCATGTAGACGCGCCCCTGAAGGCTGATCACTGCAACGCGCACGCCGCAACGGCTGTCGCCGATGAAAAGTCCCGTTCCAGGCGCAGCCGGTGGGTAATTGTGCGGGCGCAACAGCCTCGGCTGCTGCGTGAGGTAGGGAAGGATGGCGTGCTTGTCCCAGATGTGGTTGCCGGTAGTGAGTACATCGATCTCGGCCCGGAGGAACTCCTCGGCAATCTGGGGCGTGAGGCCGAAGCCGCCCGCGGCATTTTCCACGTTGGCGATGCAGAAATCGACCTGGTGTGTCTGGACCAGCCCCTGCAGCTTCTCAAAGAGGGCTTTTCTGCCAGGCTTGCCGAAGATGTCCCCGATAAACAAGACGCGCATGTGAGATTTCGTCCGTGCTCTCAGGCCCAAGGAGAGTGCTCGTCTCGGGCAAAAAAAAGCCCCCGCGCTGCCGTGTGGCATCATCTATTTGAACCTTGTTGCCAAGGGGGTATCCTGCGCTCCGCATCAGGCAATCAAGTTCCCGCAGGAAAAGTTTGCTCACCGCGGAACGACTCAGACTCCCATCAAATAGAATGTTGGCTCAAACAAAGTTTGCCATCACCAACATTGCAGGAGCACCTCCATCATACCGAATGCTCCTGGCAGATTCAAGAAACTCAAAATCTCAACGCGGGGGGTGCTGTGGGCGCATAGACAGGACATCGTTTTTTTTCC includes these proteins:
- a CDS encoding TIGR00282 family metallophosphoesterase, whose protein sequence is MRVLFIGDIFGKPGRKALFEKLQGLVQTHQVDFCIANVENAAGGFGLTPQIAEEFLRAEIDVLTTGNHIWDKHAILPYLTQQPRLLRPHNYPPAAPGTGLFIGDSRCGVRVAVISLQGRVYMPSIDCPFAVGEAAVEEVRRQTKVVLVDFHAEATSEKQAFAWYVDGRVSAVVGTHTHVQTADERILPRGTAFITDLGMTGPYDSVIGSIPDLALERFLKQIPARLEPASGNLRFCGAVVEIEESSGLAISITRINIPA